GGCAGTCGACATCCCCGTCTACCTGCTCATCGACCGCGACAACAACACGGTCGTCGTCTACAGCGAGCCCAAGGACGGCCGATACCAGCAGGCCGCTGCCCACCCGTGGGGCACCCCGGTGGAGCTCCCTGCCCCTGTCGGCTTCACTCTGGACACGGAAGAACTCAAGGACTACGCCGACTGACGACAATGGACCCATGAACCACGCCCAGCTCACCGCCCTAGGCCGTGCCCTCCGTCTCCTCGGTGAGCACGGGGAGGCCCTCACCTCCGACACCCCGGACGGCAAACTGCACGAGGTCAGGGCCGACCTGAAACGCGCCCTGGACCTGCTGGAGGAGAGCGTCACCACGGCGGCGCCCAGCACGCGCTGCCCCGAGCACCCCACCGGCCCGGTCGACGAGGCCGCCCCCGACCTGTGCCTGCTGTGCGAGACCCGGCGCCGGGCCGCCCGCCGCGCGGAGTTCAACGGCCCCGCCCCACACACCCCGCCCACCGAGCCGGTCCAGTCCCGCTACGGCGTGAGCGGAGACCGCCCTCAGCCCCAGCAGCGCTGGCTGCCGGAGCTGTGGACCGGCCAGACGTGGCAGCTGTGCGGCACCCCGCGCCGGGACCGCCGCGAGGCCGAGCTGTACATCGCCGCCCAGCGCAAGGCTCCCCGGGCGGCCATGGCGTACCGGCTCGTGCACGAGTTCACCGACTACGAGGTCCTGCGCGTGTGGGGTACGCCGGTCAGGGTCGACATCGAGCCGATGGGCAACCTTTAGCTCACAGCAGGGGCAGGGCCTGGAAGCCGTAGCCCTCCCACAGCCTGCGCGAGGCCTCCTCCGGGTACGCCCTCACCTCGGGCTCCGCGTCCAGCACCTGCACCAGCCGCCGCCCGTCGTCGTACGCCGGCCACCCGGGGTCGCCCGACCTCGCGAACGCCGTCCAGGACGACCGGAAACGGGACGACAGCGCCTCGGCCTCGGCGGACGGCTCGGCGCCCGCGAACAGCAAAAGCCCCAGGTCCGCCCCGTACGTGCCGAAGAGCAGGGGGATGTCCAGGCCGTGGCAGGCGCCCAGCGCGCCGCCGTTGCCCGGGGCCGGCCAGGTCAGTTCGTAGACGTGCGCACGGCCGCCGCCCGCGTGCTGCGCCTCGGCCAGGTGCAGGGAGGGCATGTTGAACAGCCAGTCCGTCTGGACCCGTTCGCAGAGCTCGCCCGGGGAGGCGTCGGGGAAGGCCGTGCGGTAGGCCTGTGCGCCGTCCGGGCCGGGGGCGAAGAGGCGCAGGGCCGCTGTCGCCCTCTCCTCGGTGATCCGGCCCAGTTGTCCTGCCATGGCGACGAAGAGGCGGTACTCGTCACGGTTGTGGCCGACGAGCAGGTCGACGTCCTTCGCCGCACCGGCCGCCAGCGCCTGCCAGGGAGCGACCGGCAGGACTTCCCCGTCGACGACCGGGGAGAAGGGCGTGGCCGTCGGCGCCGCCTGGCCCCAGCGGTCGATGTACTGGGGCATCTTGCCGCTCAACGACTCACCCGCCGAGGTCAGTTCGCGCGGGGCGATGGCCGCCAGGTCGGCGACCGTGGGGCGCAGCCCCACCTCGGCGGCGAGAGCGGCACCGATGTCCCGGGCCAGGGCGTCCGAGAAGAACGTCCCCGGCACGCTCTGCGCGATCGCCCGCCCGAACAGGCCCGCCGCCCTCGGCATGGCCAGCAGCGAGGCGATCGACCCCGCGCCCGCCGACTCGCCGAAGACCGTGACCTGGCCGGGGTCGCCGCCGAACGCCTCGATGTTGCCCCGGACCCATTCGAGGGCGGCCACCTGGTCGAGCAGGCCGCGGTTGTCGGGCGCCCCCTCGATGTGGGCGAAGCCCTCCATCCCGACGCGGTAGTTGAGGGACACGACCACGAGGTCGCCGTCGGCCGCGATGCGCCGGGCGTCGTAGCCGGGTTGGCCGGAGTGGCCGAGCTTGTAGGCGCCGCCGTAGATCCACACCATCACCGGGCGGCGGGCGCCCGGGTCCGGTTCGGGGGTCCAGACGTTGACCGTGAGCCACTCGTCGCCCTCGGGTACGTCGAGCAGGCCCGGCCCGCCGAAGTTGCCGAGGTCCTGCGGGGGTGGCGGACCGAAGGCGTACGCGTCCCGTATGCCGTCCCAGGCGTGGACGGGGCGCGGCGCCATGAACCGGGCCTCGCCCACGGGAGGCGCGGCGAAGGGGATGCCGCGGAAGACGGCGAGACCCTCCTCCCTGCGGCCTCGTACCGCACCGGCGGTGGTGCGCACCACCGGTGCGGGCTGCCCGGCTGAGGCACCGGCCGGGGGGTGGGACTCGGTCGTCGTCATCTCTGCGGTCTCCTCACGAGGTACCGGTGAACAAGCGCTCGACCAGTGTCCTTGACTGACGCAAGCGAATCCAGGGCATCCCCGTGTGCGGACCCCGCGGGGTCAGCTGAGCTTCTTCAGCGCCGCCGGGTCGTACGGCGCCAGCTCGTCGAAGCGGCCGGAGAGGACCTTCTGCGCCCACTGGGGGTCCTGGAGCAGGGCGCGGCCGACGGCGACCATCTCGAACTCGTCGCGCTCGAAGCGGTCCAGGAGGTTGTCGAGGTCGCCGACCTCGGCGCCCTGGCCCTGGAAGGCCTTGATGAAGTCGCCGTTCAGGCCGACCGAGCCGACGGTGATGGCGGGCTTGCCGGTGAGCTTCTTGGTCCAGCCGGCCAGGTTGAGGTCGGAGTCGTCGAACTCGGGCACCCAGTAACGGCGGGTGGAGGCGTGGAAGGCGTCGGCACCGGCCGCGGCGAGCGGGGTCAGGATGGCCTCCAGCTCCTCGGGCGTCTCGGCGAGACGGGCGTCGTAGGCGTCCTGCTTCCACTGCGAGTAGCGGAAGATGACGGGGAAGTCCGCGGAGACGGTCTCGCGGACGGCCGCGACGATCTCCGCCGAGAACCGGGCGCGGGCGACCGGGTCGCCGCCGTAGGCGTCGGTGCGGCGGTTGGTGCCCTCCCAGAGGAACTGGTCGAGCAGGTAGCCGTGGGCGCCGTGGATCTCCACGCCGTCGAAGCCGATGCGCTCGGCGGCGGCCGCGGCCTCGGCGAACGCGCCGATGACGGCGTCGATGTCTGCCTGGGTCATGGCCTTGCCGGTGGGCTCGTCGGCGCCGATGCGCAGGCCGGAGGGGCCGACGGCCGGGGCGCCCGCGACCGGCGGCTCGCCCTGGTTGCGGACCATGCCGATGTGCCACAGCTGCGGCACGATCGTGCCGCCCGCGGCGTGCACCGCCTCGGCGACCTTCGCCCAGCCCGCGAGCTGCTCGTCGCCGTGGAACCGCGGCACGCGGTCGCTCTGCCCGGCCGACTCGTGGCCGACGTAGGTGCCCTCGGTGACGATCAGGCCGACCCCGGCGGCGGCGCGGCGGGAGTAGTACGACACGACGTCCTCGCCGGGGACGCCGCCCGGGGAGAACATGCGGGTCATCGGCGCCATCGCGATCCGGTTCGGGACGGTCAGGCCGCCCAGCGTTACGGGCCGGGACAGGATTTCGGCGGCACGGGAGGCGGCGGAGGCGGCGACGGTCACGTGGGGACTCCTCTTCGGATACCGGACAGTATGTGCATACGCATAGGACGTACGCTTCAACCGTCCGACCCCGCCCGGACCATCCCGCCCACACTGTGATGCCGGACACGCCCGAGGGCGGCACCCCCTGTCGGAACAGGAAGTGCCGCCCTCGGCAAGGACGTTGATCGACCGGGTCGATCAGAAGTCCATGTCACCGCCCGGCATGCCGCCGCCGGCGGGCGCGGCGTTCTTCTCCGGCTTGTCGGCGATGACGGCCTCGGTGGTGAGGAACAGCGCGGCGATGGAGGCGGCGTTCTGCAGAGCGGAACGGGTCACCTTCGCCGGGTCGATGATGCCCTCGGCGATCATGTCGACGTACTCACCGGTCGCGGCGTTCAGGCCGTGGCCGACCTGGAGGTTGCGAACCTTCTCCACGACGACGCCGCCCTCGAGACCGCCGTTGACGGCGATCTGCTTCAGCGGGGCCTCCAGGGCGAGCTTCACGGCGTTGGCGCCGGTCGCCTCGTCACCCTCCAGCTCCAGCTTCTCGAAGACCTGGGAGGCCTGCAGCAGGGCCACGCCACCACCGGCGACGATGCCCTCCTCGACGGCCGCCTTGGCGTTGCGGACGGCGTCCTCGATGCGGTGCTTGCGCTCCTTGAGCTCCACCTCGGTGGCGGCACCGGCCTTGATGACGGCCACGCCGCCGGCCAGCTTCGCCAGGCGCTCCTGGAGCTTCTCGCGGTCGTAGTCCGAGTCGCTGTTCTCGATCTCGGCGCGGATCTGGTTGACCCGGCCCTGGACCTGCTCGGCGGAGCCGGCACCGTCGACGATGGTGGTCTCGTCCTTGGTGATGACGACCTTGCGGGCCTTGCCCAGGAGGTCGATCGTGGCGTTCTCCAGCTTGAGGCCGACCTCCTCGGAGATCACCTCGCCGCCGGTGAGAATGCCGATGTCCTGGAGCATCGCCTTGCGACGGTCACCGAAGCCCGGGGCCTTGACGGCGACGGACTTGAAGGTGCCACGGATCTTGTTGACGACCAGGGTCGACAGGGCCTCGCCCTCGACGTCCTCGGCGATGATCAGCAGCGGCTTGCCCGACTGCATGACCTTCTCCAGGAGCGGGAGCAGGTCCTTGACGTTGGAGATCTTGGAGTTCGCGATCAGGATGTACGGGTCGTCGAGGACGGCCTCCATACGCTCCATGTCGGTCGCGAAGTACGCCGAGATGTAGCCCTTGTCGAAGCGCATACCCTCGGTGAGCTCCAGCTCCAGACCGAAGGTCTGGGACTCCTCGACGGTGATGACGCCTTCCTTGCCGACCTTGTCCATGGCCTCGGCGATGAGCTCGCCGATCTGGGTGTCGGCGGCGGAGATGGAGGCCGTGGAGGCGATCTGCTCCTTGGTCTCGACGTCCTTCGCCTGCTCCAGCAGGGCGGCGGAGACGGCCTCGACGGCCTTCTCGATACCGCGCTTGAGGGCCATCGGGTTGGCACCGGCGGCTACGTTGCGCAGGCCTTCCTTGACCAGGGCCTGGGCGAGAACGGTCGCGGTGGTCGTACCGTCACCGGCGACGTCGTCCGTCTTCTTGGCGACTTCCTTGACCAGCTCGGCGCCGATCTTCTCGTACGGGTCCTCGAGCTCGATCTCCTTGGCGATGGAGACACCGTCGTTGGTGATCGTGGGGGCGCCCCACTTCTTCTCGAGGACGACGTTGCGGCCCTTGGGGCCGAGGGTCACCTTGACGGCGTCCGCGAGCTGGTTCATGCCGCGCTCGAGGCCGCGCCGCGCCTCCTCGTCGAACGCGATGATCTTGGCCATGTGAAGTGGTCCCTCCAGGACTGGGGGTGATTCCTTCGGACCGCGCCCGCGCCCGCGACGGACGGCTCGCCTGCCTCGTGGTTCCTTCCCACCCGGCCTGCGGGCCTCACCGACCCGGTCCTTCGTTGTCACTCTCACCTTCAGAGTGCTAACGCAATGATTAGCACTCGGACATGGCGAGTGCAAGCGGCTCCCGAGGTTCGGGCGGGGCGCTCAGCCCCGGGCGAACAGGGCTCACCCGGCTTGCCCCATAGGCCGCAGGCGGCACCACGGCGCGTCACGCGAGCAGAGAAAGGCCTGGTCCCACGGCCCGCGACGGCGGTTCGGGCGACGCCGTGAGCAGGTCCGGAGCGAGCCCGCGAGGCCGACGTCGCTAGCGGGCCCGGAGCGCGAACCCGCGCCCCCCGACACGGGGGGGCGGACCCCAAAGCGCCTTCAGGCGCGGCGGGCCTCGACTACCGGGCGATGCTGGTCGCGACCGGTGCCCGGACCGCCGCCGACCTGCTGCCCGGGCTGCGAGTGCCGCACTTCCACCCGGTGACGGTGGTGCGTCCCACGACCGACGAGCCGCCGGGGACGGGGGCGTCGCCGTTGCCCGACGCGGACCGAGCGGTCGCCCGGCGCGGCCGTCGCCCGGCCGCCGACCCCCGAACAGGCCGAAGGGCCCGCACCCCGGGGGGTGCGGGCCCTTCAGAGAAGACCGGTCGCTTGCGCTTGGTCGTGGTGCGCGTTCAGGCAGAGACGCGAACCATGTCGGCCTGCGGTCCCTTCTGGCCCTGCGAGATCTCGAACTCGACCCGCTGGCCCTCTTCCAGGGTGCGGTAGCCGTCCATCTGGATCGCACTGTAGTGGACGAAAACATCCGCACCACCGTCGACCGCGATGAAGCCGTACCCCTTCTCCGCGTTGAACCACTTGACGGTGCCCTGAGCCATGCCTAACTCCCCTATTACTGGCCCTTGCACAGATCCACACTTCGCGGACCCGGGTCAGACCTCACCCCCCACGGTTGGGGGCGTGCGCCGGAACGCGTCGACCGCGGCCGAATGTATCTGTCCAACTGCCGTCTGCAACAGGTCAATCGGACGAGAATTCTGGACGCGCAGGGTCCGGAATGTAGGGAGAGTTCGCCCGACTTCAGGGCAAATCGGGCCACACAAAAAGAACAAAAGCCACGAAAGACACACACACTTTGGCTACATCTTGTCGGGCGTGCGGCAGGAATTCAGGGCCCCGATCAGGAGATCGGCAGCGCGTTCCCCAACTCTACCGCGCTCAATCACACAGAATTGCCCCGTCCGCTTCTCTCACGGAGGGGGCAATTCGATGAACTCTCAGTTACCGCCGTTACCGAAGGTAATAATCAAGTCGGTCGACCGGTTTCAGCCACCGGCCACGGCCGGGATGATCGACACGCCGGCACCGTCCGGCGTCGCCGTCTCCAGGCCCTGCTCGAACCGCACGTCGTCGTCGTTGACGTACACGTTGACGAACCGGCGCAGCTTGCCCTGGTCGTCCAGCACTCGGGCGGCGATCCCGGTGTGGTTCTTCTCCAGATCGGCGATGACCTCACCGAGGGTCGCCCCCTCGGCGGCGACCTCGGCCTGGCCGCCCGTGTAGGTGCGCAGGATGGTGGGGATGCGAACGGTGACGCTCATGACTTCATAACCTCCGGTTGGACGAGATACCCAGGGGCGCGGGGAACTGCGCGAGCAACCCCCACCGGCCCGCAGCCGACAACGATCAGACGAGCCCAGCCTCACGGAACGAATCAAGGTTGGGACGAATGGTCGCAGTGAGCCCGGTCCCCGCCACCGCATCCAGCGTCTTCAGACCATCGCCCGTGTTCAGCACCACGGTCGTCAACGACGGGTCGAGCACCCCGTTCTCGATCAGCTTCTTCGCCACGCCCACGGTCACACCACCAGCGGTCTCCGCGAAGATGCCCTCGGTCCGGGCGAGGATCTTGATCGCGTCGACGACCTGCTCGTCGTTCACGTCCTCCACCGCACCGCCCGTGCGGCGCGCGATGTCGAGCACGTAGGGGCCGTCCGCCGGGTTGCCGATCGCCAGCGACTTGGCGATCGTGTCCGGCTTCTGCGGGCGGACGACGTCGTGCCCGGCCTTGTACGCCGTCGACACCGGCGAGCAGCCCTCGGCCTGGGCACCGAAGATCTTGTACGGCCTGTCCTCGACCAGCCCGAGCTTGATCAGCTCCTGAAGGCCCTTGTCGATCTTCGTGAGCTGCGAGCCGGAGGCGATCGGCACGACGATCTGGTCCGGCAGCTGCCAGCCGAGCTGC
This region of Streptomyces caelestis genomic DNA includes:
- a CDS encoding carboxylesterase/lipase family protein, translated to MTTTESHPPAGASAGQPAPVVRTTAGAVRGRREEGLAVFRGIPFAAPPVGEARFMAPRPVHAWDGIRDAYAFGPPPPQDLGNFGGPGLLDVPEGDEWLTVNVWTPEPDPGARRPVMVWIYGGAYKLGHSGQPGYDARRIAADGDLVVVSLNYRVGMEGFAHIEGAPDNRGLLDQVAALEWVRGNIEAFGGDPGQVTVFGESAGAGSIASLLAMPRAAGLFGRAIAQSVPGTFFSDALARDIGAALAAEVGLRPTVADLAAIAPRELTSAGESLSGKMPQYIDRWGQAAPTATPFSPVVDGEVLPVAPWQALAAGAAKDVDLLVGHNRDEYRLFVAMAGQLGRITEERATAALRLFAPGPDGAQAYRTAFPDASPGELCERVQTDWLFNMPSLHLAEAQHAGGGRAHVYELTWPAPGNGGALGACHGLDIPLLFGTYGADLGLLLFAGAEPSAEAEALSSRFRSSWTAFARSGDPGWPAYDDGRRLVQVLDAEPEVRAYPEEASRRLWEGYGFQALPLL
- a CDS encoding NADH:flavin oxidoreductase, whose product is MTVAASAASRAAEILSRPVTLGGLTVPNRIAMAPMTRMFSPGGVPGEDVVSYYSRRAAAGVGLIVTEGTYVGHESAGQSDRVPRFHGDEQLAGWAKVAEAVHAAGGTIVPQLWHIGMVRNQGEPPVAGAPAVGPSGLRIGADEPTGKAMTQADIDAVIGAFAEAAAAAERIGFDGVEIHGAHGYLLDQFLWEGTNRRTDAYGGDPVARARFSAEIVAAVRETVSADFPVIFRYSQWKQDAYDARLAETPEELEAILTPLAAAGADAFHASTRRYWVPEFDDSDLNLAGWTKKLTGKPAITVGSVGLNGDFIKAFQGQGAEVGDLDNLLDRFERDEFEMVAVGRALLQDPQWAQKVLSGRFDELAPYDPAALKKLS
- the groL gene encoding chaperonin GroEL (60 kDa chaperone family; promotes refolding of misfolded polypeptides especially under stressful conditions; forms two stacked rings of heptamers to form a barrel-shaped 14mer; ends can be capped by GroES; misfolded proteins enter the barrel where they are refolded when GroES binds) — protein: MAKIIAFDEEARRGLERGMNQLADAVKVTLGPKGRNVVLEKKWGAPTITNDGVSIAKEIELEDPYEKIGAELVKEVAKKTDDVAGDGTTTATVLAQALVKEGLRNVAAGANPMALKRGIEKAVEAVSAALLEQAKDVETKEQIASTASISAADTQIGELIAEAMDKVGKEGVITVEESQTFGLELELTEGMRFDKGYISAYFATDMERMEAVLDDPYILIANSKISNVKDLLPLLEKVMQSGKPLLIIAEDVEGEALSTLVVNKIRGTFKSVAVKAPGFGDRRKAMLQDIGILTGGEVISEEVGLKLENATIDLLGKARKVVITKDETTIVDGAGSAEQVQGRVNQIRAEIENSDSDYDREKLQERLAKLAGGVAVIKAGAATEVELKERKHRIEDAVRNAKAAVEEGIVAGGGVALLQASQVFEKLELEGDEATGANAVKLALEAPLKQIAVNGGLEGGVVVEKVRNLQVGHGLNAATGEYVDMIAEGIIDPAKVTRSALQNAASIAALFLTTEAVIADKPEKNAAPAGGGMPGGDMDF
- a CDS encoding cold-shock protein, yielding MAQGTVKWFNAEKGYGFIAVDGGADVFVHYSAIQMDGYRTLEEGQRVEFEISQGQKGPQADMVRVSA
- a CDS encoding ubiquitin-like small modifier protein 1; amino-acid sequence: MSVTVRIPTILRTYTGGQAEVAAEGATLGEVIADLEKNHTGIAARVLDDQGKLRRFVNVYVNDDDVRFEQGLETATPDGAGVSIIPAVAGG